In Lutra lutra chromosome 6, mLutLut1.2, whole genome shotgun sequence, the following are encoded in one genomic region:
- the LOC125102725 gene encoding LOW QUALITY PROTEIN: UL16-binding protein 3-like (The sequence of the model RefSeq protein was modified relative to this genomic sequence to represent the inferred CDS: inserted 1 base in 1 codon): MSFLGRTGCTGVSSVRLGLLLRFFLPVCATAGCSREFRDALSLSYNFSITSKTRPGQLRFQIQGQGNGNEFSSYWHGSEQVKPIGPWGMKLKDTAFWGTQREPLEDLGEEXQKKLLDIKVEIFTESGESEDFLTMQGCLMCERGANGHTRGSWWFAFNGQSTHLFDSENRKWTVVPPGGQQFIGTLDNDEELTKLLMGTANRDCKSWLQQVWEHWDEMQETKVPPATQGTAPGKATPIGPCTWIFPLLLSCAVIMDILVRDH; this comes from the exons ATGAGCTTCCTGGGGCGAACGGGGTGCACTGGGGTCTCCAGCGTCCGTCTTGGCCTCCTGCTCCGGTTTTTCCTGCCGGTCTGTGCTACAGCAGGCTGCAGCCGTGAGTTCAGAG ATGCTCTCTCGCTTTCCTACAATTTCTCCATCACATCTAAGACCAGGCCTGGACAACTGAGGTTTCAGATTCAAGGTCAGGGCAATGGAAACGAGTTTTCTTCTTACTGGCATGGGAGCGAGCAAGTCAAACCCATTGGTCCTTGGGGGATGAAGCTGAAAGACACAGCATTCTGGGGGACACAGAGGGAACCTCTGGAAGACCTGGGGGAAG CTCAGAAAAAACTGCTGGACATTAAAGTAGAGATTTTCACTGAGAGTGGTGAGTCTGAAG attTTCTTACCATGCAGGGCTGCCTGATGTGTGAGCGGGGGGCCAACGGACACACCAGAGGATCTTGGTGGTTTGCCTTCAATGGGCAGTCAACCCACCTCTTTGactcagaaaacagaaagtgGACAGTGGTTCCACCTGGAGGCCAACAGTTCATTGGCACGTTGGACAATGATGAAGAGCTGACCAAGCTCCTCATGGGGACCGCAAACAGAGACTGTAAGAGCTGGCTCCAGCAAGTATGGGAGCACTGGGATGAAATGCAGGAGACCAAGG TGCCACCAGCCACACAAGGTACAGCCCCAGGCAAGGCCACGCCCATCGGACCCTGCACATGGATCTTCCCCCTGCTCCTCAGCTGTGCAGtcataatggacatccttgtcagaGACCATTAG